The following proteins are co-located in the Leptospira weilii genome:
- the rplV gene encoding 50S ribosomal protein L22, whose translation MEAKAVARFVRMSPRKVRLVADEIRGYAVGEALDILKFTNKRAIEPLTKVILSASANASVLNDKVDSNQLFIKKIYVDEGPIMKRFRPRARGRAARIRKRLSHITVVLSD comes from the coding sequence ATGGAAGCGAAAGCAGTTGCTCGTTTCGTAAGAATGTCTCCGAGAAAAGTTCGTCTCGTTGCGGATGAAATCCGCGGATACGCAGTGGGCGAGGCCCTTGATATTTTGAAATTCACCAATAAAAGAGCGATCGAACCTTTGACAAAAGTGATTCTTTCCGCTTCCGCAAACGCAAGCGTTCTGAATGACAAAGTTGATTCCAACCAGCTTTTCATCAAAAAGATCTACGTGGACGAAGGACCGATCATGAAACGTTTTCGTCCTCGTGCAAGAGGCCGCGCGGCGAGAATCAGAAAAAGACTGAGCCACATCACAGTGGTTCTCTCGGATTAA
- the rpsS gene encoding 30S ribosomal protein S19 — MARSVKKGPFIDDHLMKKITKLNSENQKKPFKTWSRRSTIFPDMVGHTVMVHNGKQFIPVYINENMIGHKLGEFSPTRTFRGHVAGDKKAAKK, encoded by the coding sequence ATGGCAAGAAGTGTTAAAAAAGGTCCATTCATCGACGATCATCTCATGAAGAAGATCACGAAGCTGAACTCCGAAAATCAAAAGAAACCTTTCAAAACCTGGTCCAGAAGAAGTACAATCTTTCCGGATATGGTCGGTCATACCGTAATGGTTCACAACGGAAAACAATTCATTCCCGTTTATATCAACGAGAACATGATCGGGCATAAATTGGGAGAATTCTCCCCTACAAGAACTTTCCGCGGTCACGTTGCCGGGGATAAAAAGGCGGCTAAAAAATAA
- the rplB gene encoding 50S ribosomal protein L2: MGIKKFKPVTSASRYKSVLDFKEITETEPYKPLTLTLSYKAGRGDGGKISVRHRGGRVKRKYRIIDFKRRKTNVPAIVKTLEYDPNRSAFISLVCYKDGEYAYILAPDGIKVGDTVQSGTSGVEIKIGNAMPIGKIPPGTNVHNVELQIGRGGQIARTAGSFGTIAGRDGEYILLKLPSSEVRKVHENCYATVGICSNKDHNLVSIGKAGRSRWLGKRPTVRGVVMNPVDHPHGGGEGRTSGGRHPVSPWGQPTKGYKTRRSARPSDKFIVQKRKRNRNR, from the coding sequence ATGGGAATCAAAAAGTTTAAACCCGTAACTTCCGCAAGCCGTTATAAATCCGTATTGGATTTCAAAGAGATTACGGAAACAGAACCGTATAAACCTCTTACTTTGACTCTTTCCTACAAAGCGGGAAGGGGAGACGGCGGAAAAATTTCCGTTCGTCACAGAGGTGGTCGCGTAAAAAGAAAATATCGTATCATCGATTTCAAACGTAGAAAGACAAACGTCCCTGCGATTGTAAAAACTTTGGAATACGATCCGAACCGTTCCGCATTCATCTCTCTCGTATGTTACAAGGATGGGGAATATGCTTATATTCTCGCTCCGGACGGAATCAAAGTGGGCGATACGGTTCAATCCGGCACAAGCGGTGTGGAAATTAAGATCGGAAACGCAATGCCGATCGGAAAAATTCCGCCGGGCACAAATGTGCATAACGTGGAGCTTCAAATCGGAAGAGGCGGACAGATCGCAAGAACCGCGGGTTCTTTCGGAACGATTGCGGGACGAGACGGAGAATACATTCTTCTGAAACTTCCTTCCTCCGAAGTTCGTAAAGTTCACGAGAATTGTTATGCGACTGTGGGAATTTGCAGTAATAAAGATCACAACCTGGTTTCGATCGGAAAAGCGGGAAGATCCCGTTGGCTCGGAAAACGTCCTACCGTTCGCGGGGTCGTAATGAATCCTGTCGATCACCCGCACGGCGGTGGGGAAGGTCGTACTTCCGGAGGTCGCCATCCTGTATCTCCTTGGGGACAACCGACTAAGGGTTATAAAACCAGAAGATCTGCCCGTCCGAGCGATAAGTTTATCGTTCAGAAGAGAAAACGGAATAGGAACAGGTAA
- a CDS encoding 50S ribosomal protein L23: protein MNLQDVILTPVVTEKSQDLETIGANSKKGTRMVKYTVKVHVDANKTLIKEAFKKIFKVTPSSVNIQVYRGKIKRFRNLPAPRPHWKKAVVTFRDGASIDFSKEA, encoded by the coding sequence ATGAATCTCCAAGACGTAATTCTCACACCCGTAGTCACTGAAAAATCTCAAGATCTCGAAACGATCGGAGCGAACAGCAAGAAAGGAACCAGAATGGTGAAATATACCGTTAAGGTTCATGTCGACGCGAACAAAACTCTGATCAAAGAAGCGTTCAAAAAGATTTTTAAAGTAACTCCTTCTTCTGTGAACATCCAAGTTTACAGAGGAAAGATCAAACGTTTCAGAAACTTGCCGGCGCCTCGCCCACACTGGAAAAAAGCGGTAGTGACTTTCCGTGACGGCGCAAGCATCGATTTTTCAAAGGAAGCATAA
- the rplD gene encoding 50S ribosomal protein L4 yields the protein MKAQKYSKDGKLISEIELPSALFESKLSVASIYEAIKAENANLRSGNHATKTRSEVRGGGKKPWSQKGTGRARQGSTRAPHWVGGGTVHGPQKRDYSYKVSSKLKHRAVLSILNKKAQAFAVKVIEDLDPKEYSTKSFDSLFKNMNLRNTGVIGLLVQGESDFVKKSVRNIPTVKYINSKRISCRDILYNRNLVITEAALKEMLTQYGAQK from the coding sequence ATGAAAGCACAGAAGTATTCTAAAGATGGAAAACTGATTTCTGAAATCGAACTTCCTTCCGCACTCTTTGAAAGCAAACTCAGCGTGGCTTCTATTTACGAAGCGATCAAAGCCGAGAATGCGAATCTACGTTCCGGAAACCATGCGACTAAAACCAGATCGGAAGTCCGAGGTGGCGGTAAAAAGCCTTGGTCTCAAAAAGGGACAGGTCGTGCGAGACAAGGTTCCACACGCGCTCCTCATTGGGTCGGCGGGGGAACGGTTCACGGTCCTCAAAAAAGAGATTATTCTTATAAGGTTTCTTCCAAACTGAAACACAGAGCCGTGCTTTCCATTCTGAATAAAAAAGCGCAAGCTTTCGCCGTAAAAGTGATCGAAGATCTGGATCCGAAAGAATACAGCACTAAATCATTCGATTCTTTATTCAAAAATATGAATCTTAGAAACACGGGAGTGATCGGGCTTCTCGTTCAAGGCGAAAGCGATTTCGTGAAGAAGTCGGTTCGTAACATTCCTACCGTAAAATACATCAATTCCAAAAGAATCTCCTGCAGAGACATTCTGTATAACCGCAATCTGGTTATCACCGAAGCCGCTCTGAAAGAGATGCTGACTCAGTACGGAGCGCAGAAATGA
- the rplC gene encoding 50S ribosomal protein L3: protein MAKGLIGKKVGMSQIFDEQGNIIPVTVLEVGPCAVSQVKSVENDGYEAIQLAFQDIKEFQISKAEKNHLAKVTLGPKKVLREFRSFGDSPATGSVLKIQDVFAVSDVVKVTGVSKGRGFQGVVKRHGHAGGPGGHGSRFHRHPGSMGANSTPSRVFKGVKLPGRTGSQQTTVRNLKVVRINEEKNLVFVSGAIPGTTNTVITIEKI, encoded by the coding sequence ATGGCAAAGGGATTAATCGGCAAAAAAGTTGGAATGTCTCAGATCTTTGACGAACAGGGAAACATCATCCCTGTAACTGTATTGGAAGTCGGTCCCTGCGCCGTTTCTCAAGTCAAATCTGTGGAAAATGACGGATACGAAGCGATTCAATTAGCATTCCAAGATATAAAAGAATTTCAAATCTCAAAAGCGGAAAAAAATCATCTCGCAAAAGTGACCCTTGGTCCTAAAAAAGTTTTGAGAGAATTCCGTAGTTTCGGAGATTCCCCTGCGACAGGGTCTGTTCTGAAAATTCAGGATGTATTTGCTGTTTCCGACGTGGTAAAAGTTACCGGGGTCAGCAAAGGAAGAGGATTCCAAGGGGTTGTAAAACGTCACGGACACGCCGGCGGACCGGGTGGCCACGGTTCTCGTTTTCACAGACATCCTGGATCTATGGGAGCGAACTCGACTCCTTCTCGGGTTTTTAAAGGCGTAAAGCTTCCCGGAAGAACCGGTTCCCAACAAACCACAGTCCGGAATCTGAAAGTAGTCCGGATCAACGAAGAAAAAAATCTTGTGTTCGTAAGCGGGGCGATTCCTGGCACGACAAACACAGTCATCACGATCGAGAAGATCTAA
- the rpsJ gene encoding 30S ribosomal protein S10, whose translation MAGQKIRVKLKAFDHRLIDQSTYEIVATAKRTGATVSGPIPLPTKKEIYTVLRSPHVNKKSREQFELKTHKRLIDILDTNEDTVEALMKLQLPAGVSVDIKS comes from the coding sequence ATGGCCGGACAAAAAATTAGAGTTAAATTAAAAGCGTTCGACCATAGGTTGATTGATCAATCGACCTATGAGATCGTAGCAACTGCGAAAAGGACCGGGGCGACTGTTTCCGGCCCGATTCCTCTTCCTACTAAGAAAGAGATCTATACGGTTCTGCGTTCTCCGCACGTGAACAAAAAATCCAGAGAGCAGTTTGAATTAAAAACACACAAACGGCTCATCGATATCCTGGATACGAATGAAGACACTGTAGAAGCGCTGATGAAACTTCAGCTTCCTGCAGGAGTATCCGTAGATATCAAATCCTGA
- the tuf gene encoding elongation factor Tu, whose translation MAKEKFDRSKPHLNVGTIGHVDHGKTTLTAAITTTLAKAIGGKNKAVAYDQIDNAPEEKARGITIATSHQEYETNNRHYAHVDCPGHADYVKNMITGAAQMDAAILVVSATDGPMPQTKEHILLARQVGVPYVIVFINKADMLAADERAEMIEMVEMDVRDLLNKYNFPGDTTPIVHGSAVKALEGDESEIGAPAILKLMEALDTFVPNPKRVTDKPFLMPVEDVFSITGRGTVATGRVEQGVLKVNDEVEIIGIRPTTKTVVTGIEMFRKLLDQAEAGDNIGALLRGTKKEDIERGQVLAKPGSITPHKKFAAEVYVLTKDEGGRHTPFINNYRPQFYFRTTDVTGVCNLPNGVEMVMPGDNVSLTVELISPIAMDKGLKFAIREGGRTIGSGVVADIIE comes from the coding sequence ATGGCTAAAGAAAAGTTTGATAGGTCTAAACCTCACTTAAACGTTGGAACAATCGGTCACGTGGATCACGGTAAAACGACCCTGACGGCAGCAATTACTACTACACTTGCGAAAGCGATCGGTGGTAAAAACAAAGCTGTTGCTTATGACCAAATTGATAACGCTCCGGAAGAAAAAGCACGTGGAATCACCATCGCTACTTCTCACCAAGAGTACGAAACCAACAATCGTCACTATGCGCACGTAGATTGCCCAGGTCACGCCGACTATGTGAAGAACATGATCACCGGCGCGGCTCAGATGGACGCGGCGATTCTCGTTGTTTCCGCAACCGACGGACCGATGCCACAAACGAAAGAACACATCCTTCTTGCTCGCCAGGTAGGGGTTCCTTACGTGATCGTATTCATCAACAAAGCTGATATGCTCGCAGCCGACGAAAGAGCCGAAATGATCGAAATGGTTGAAATGGACGTTCGCGACCTTCTCAACAAATACAACTTCCCAGGCGATACTACTCCAATCGTTCATGGTTCCGCCGTAAAAGCTCTGGAAGGCGATGAGTCTGAAATCGGCGCTCCTGCGATCTTGAAACTGATGGAAGCTCTGGACACTTTCGTTCCGAATCCAAAACGCGTTACGGATAAACCTTTCCTTATGCCTGTGGAAGACGTTTTCTCGATTACCGGCCGTGGAACCGTTGCAACAGGAAGAGTGGAGCAAGGCGTTTTGAAAGTGAACGACGAAGTTGAAATCATCGGGATCCGTCCGACTACGAAAACGGTCGTTACCGGTATCGAAATGTTCAGAAAACTTCTCGATCAAGCTGAGGCTGGAGACAACATCGGCGCTCTTCTTCGTGGAACAAAAAAAGAAGACATCGAAAGAGGACAGGTTCTCGCGAAGCCGGGTTCCATCACTCCTCACAAAAAGTTTGCCGCTGAGGTTTACGTTTTAACGAAGGATGAAGGCGGACGTCACACTCCGTTCATCAATAACTACCGTCCTCAGTTCTACTTCAGAACGACCGACGTTACCGGTGTTTGTAACCTTCCTAACGGTGTTGAGATGGTTATGCCAGGTGATAACGTTTCTCTGACAGTTGAATTGATTAGCCCGATCGCAATGGATAAAGGTCTCAAGTTCGCAATTCGCGAAGGCGGAAGAACCATCGGATCCGGCGTTGTCGCGGACATCATCGAGTAA
- a CDS encoding elongation factor G-like protein: MQILNVGIFAHIDAGKTTLLERILFESGKIRKPGTIEEGTTESDYLQEEIERGISIQSTLARVFWPNSKEPRVLFQFLDNPGHLDFQSQTSASLVVADLGIVLIDAFEGLKSQTLQNVEWLRKRKIPILFFLNKLDRKGIDITDSLVDLEAVLGKEPILLWKEGEGCPLLQERSSDRELLSLLEWDPKLSERYLEHPESLAELAREGFAEGFWKEEFSPVLGGAALHGDGVRELLVILELLSMSYRPEPRPGEELGIAFKRELHPDLGKITYILATKEIRQNSLFYADTGEGRIGPFYFLSTRDFEEAFQAQPREIIIATGLEFLKPGDILYSSPQTFYQSKLPSVRKQFQILLEPEAGEHRDSLWNALQTLVWLDEGLETKILLETGQIQISGLGELHLEIALSRLREFFPHTFNVSGIKVARFELWKKMVRQGEFQHTAFDQKISSGLVHASLVSSNSFSRDVRFETKITETLEEAITSAFYEVVAKGFKGEEILGLDLIVHRYDPPDALTTDVSSLVKVAVIKGLKDIIPKYTELVGPVSSLEILIPDISLGDVLGSLSKRDAKIQEVIPLGDGKSLVHAKASTENLLGFASVLRNMTQGRGVLSLDSLFNPEHYYVITLVDSR, from the coding sequence ATGCAGATTTTAAACGTAGGAATTTTCGCCCACATAGACGCCGGAAAAACGACTCTTTTGGAAAGAATTCTATTTGAGTCCGGAAAAATTCGCAAGCCTGGTACCATCGAAGAAGGTACAACCGAATCCGATTATCTGCAGGAAGAAATTGAACGTGGAATTTCTATCCAATCCACTCTGGCTCGGGTGTTTTGGCCGAACTCAAAAGAACCTCGGGTTCTGTTTCAATTCTTAGATAACCCCGGACATCTCGATTTTCAAAGCCAAACGAGCGCCTCTTTGGTCGTCGCCGATCTTGGAATCGTTCTCATCGACGCGTTTGAAGGACTCAAATCGCAAACCCTTCAAAACGTGGAATGGCTTCGGAAACGAAAAATTCCAATTTTATTTTTCTTAAACAAACTGGATCGAAAAGGGATCGATATCACAGATTCCCTTGTGGACTTAGAAGCGGTTTTGGGAAAAGAGCCGATTCTCCTTTGGAAAGAGGGGGAAGGGTGTCCGCTTCTTCAGGAGCGGAGTTCCGACCGAGAACTTTTATCCCTTTTGGAATGGGACCCGAAGCTTTCGGAACGGTATTTGGAACATCCGGAGTCTTTAGCGGAGTTGGCACGGGAAGGATTTGCAGAGGGGTTTTGGAAAGAGGAGTTTTCTCCGGTCCTTGGAGGCGCCGCTTTGCACGGAGATGGGGTGCGGGAACTCCTTGTTATTCTCGAGCTTCTTTCTATGTCCTATCGACCGGAGCCTCGGCCCGGAGAAGAGTTGGGGATCGCATTCAAGCGAGAGCTTCATCCAGATCTAGGAAAAATTACCTACATCTTGGCAACGAAGGAGATCCGGCAAAATTCCCTCTTTTACGCGGATACTGGAGAAGGAAGAATCGGACCTTTTTATTTTCTTTCCACTCGAGATTTCGAGGAAGCTTTTCAAGCACAACCTCGAGAAATTATTATTGCGACAGGCTTGGAATTTCTTAAACCGGGGGATATTCTCTATTCCTCTCCCCAAACTTTTTATCAGTCAAAGCTCCCATCCGTTCGAAAGCAGTTTCAAATTTTACTCGAACCCGAAGCAGGCGAACATCGAGATTCTCTTTGGAACGCGTTACAAACTCTTGTCTGGTTGGATGAAGGTTTAGAAACCAAAATCCTTTTAGAAACAGGGCAGATCCAAATTTCCGGTTTGGGGGAGTTGCATCTGGAGATTGCTCTTTCTAGACTTCGAGAATTCTTTCCTCATACATTCAACGTAAGTGGTATTAAAGTTGCAAGGTTTGAGCTCTGGAAAAAAATGGTCCGACAGGGTGAATTTCAGCATACCGCGTTTGATCAAAAAATCTCAAGCGGACTGGTGCACGCCTCTTTGGTTAGCTCTAACAGCTTTTCCAGGGATGTGCGGTTTGAAACTAAGATTACTGAAACTCTAGAAGAAGCTATTACTTCGGCATTTTATGAAGTAGTGGCAAAGGGATTCAAGGGAGAAGAGATTCTCGGTTTGGATCTGATTGTTCATCGTTACGATCCTCCGGATGCTTTAACGACGGATGTTTCTTCACTTGTAAAAGTTGCCGTTATTAAAGGTTTAAAAGACATAATTCCGAAATATACGGAGTTAGTTGGTCCCGTTTCTAGTTTAGAGATTTTGATACCGGACATTTCGTTGGGAGACGTTTTAGGTTCTCTCTCGAAGCGAGATGCTAAAATTCAGGAAGTGATTCCTCTCGGTGACGGCAAGTCGCTTGTGCACGCAAAGGCTTCTACGGAAAACTTGCTTGGCTTTGCAAGCGTTCTTAGAAATATGACACAGGGAAGGGGTGTTCTGTCTCTAGACTCCCTCTTTAACCCTGAACACTATTACGTAATTACATTAGTCGATTCCCGTTAG
- a CDS encoding ArnT family glycosyltransferase: MRKLILFFLLCLPVLYYVGIVLSWEKKKRIPITGDEPHYLMISESIRKDGDFNLKNNYEEDRNTKKIIGPVDVENHTIAKDGKLYSIHSIGTSCVALIGYSIFGITGARISLALLAGLIPFLFYQLGKIFRLSPEEAAITAVFYSVSLPFPMAAGQIFPDLPTGILLTFVFTILFMLETKKTFKNRNILYFACGAGCGCLAWFHAKNLPVATLVLFWVLCKKEADLKSKEIFLGTTLVFVFSCLVCNFLWFGSIIGPYGEKNSPPTFDLNFFHWVTVFSGLFMDRNQGLFFQNPMVWIPGILGIFFLIRDKDLKRIGILFLFVLILQLGLNAGHPCSYGCLSLPGRFQWSSAVLFFLPFLAGWKMLSSISRRIAWAIFILCVAYQIWIGKYWFDYTSSLYHVMETDPQKRPGFFPEKILSYLPSWTDTNSSWKVVVNWVWIGIFLLPILSLSYLWIQNNRRDKTI, from the coding sequence ATGCGAAAGCTAATATTATTCTTTCTACTCTGCTTGCCGGTTTTGTATTACGTCGGAATCGTCCTGAGTTGGGAGAAAAAAAAGAGAATTCCGATTACCGGAGACGAGCCTCATTATCTAATGATCTCGGAAAGTATTCGAAAAGACGGGGATTTCAATCTCAAAAATAACTACGAGGAGGATCGGAATACTAAAAAAATCATTGGTCCGGTCGATGTGGAAAATCATACGATTGCAAAAGACGGAAAATTATACAGCATTCATTCGATCGGAACGTCGTGCGTCGCGTTGATCGGATATTCGATTTTCGGAATTACCGGAGCTCGTATTAGTCTCGCTCTTTTGGCGGGGCTTATTCCTTTTTTATTCTATCAATTGGGTAAAATCTTTCGTCTTTCGCCGGAAGAGGCTGCCATAACCGCGGTTTTTTATTCCGTTAGTCTTCCGTTTCCCATGGCCGCGGGGCAAATATTTCCGGATCTACCTACTGGAATTCTACTGACTTTCGTATTCACGATTCTATTTATGTTGGAAACGAAAAAAACATTCAAAAATAGGAATATTCTGTATTTTGCATGCGGAGCGGGGTGCGGATGTTTGGCTTGGTTTCATGCAAAAAATCTGCCGGTTGCAACGCTCGTCCTTTTTTGGGTTCTTTGCAAAAAGGAAGCGGACCTGAAATCCAAAGAAATTTTCCTCGGAACTACTCTTGTGTTCGTATTCTCTTGTTTGGTTTGTAACTTTTTATGGTTTGGGTCGATTATCGGTCCTTATGGCGAAAAAAATTCTCCGCCCACGTTCGATCTAAATTTTTTCCATTGGGTTACGGTCTTTTCGGGTCTTTTTATGGACCGGAATCAGGGACTCTTTTTTCAAAATCCTATGGTCTGGATTCCTGGAATCTTAGGAATTTTTTTCCTTATTCGAGATAAGGATTTAAAGCGAATCGGAATTCTTTTCCTGTTCGTATTGATTTTACAACTTGGGTTGAATGCGGGACACCCTTGTTCCTACGGATGTCTTTCTCTTCCGGGTAGATTCCAGTGGAGTTCTGCGGTTTTATTTTTTCTTCCTTTTCTCGCAGGTTGGAAAATGCTAAGTTCTATTTCAAGAAGAATAGCTTGGGCAATTTTCATCCTTTGTGTCGCTTATCAAATTTGGATCGGAAAATATTGGTTTGATTATACGAGTTCTTTATACCACGTAATGGAGACTGACCCTCAAAAAAGACCCGGCTTTTTTCCGGAGAAAATTCTTTCTTATCTGCCGTCCTGGACGGATACTAATTCATCTTGGAAGGTCGTCGTAAATTGGGTCTGGATTGGAATTTTTTTACTGCCGATATTATCATTGAGCTATCTGTGGATTCAGAATAATCGTAGAGATAAAACGATCTGA
- a CDS encoding helix-turn-helix transcriptional regulator, with product MNPSTVRLNFKLNLIRHLRDGKRMTLEELASVTGINNRKDLKEQLGELFFLGATPHIADLIQVDYDSETDTFGLILPFRFDSSLRLSIREWLALRKILEEVTETSSDPQTNSTARKILKKIVSIVPVAGQEALSSYKTDIQEAIRNEKSLNLEYQSRTGEKPTRRKVDPWFLFHSLEDYLLGYCHKRNAPRNFRLDNILSLKISSDPISQPAGQKKSEYIREFEEFRKNRENSSGIAEIWHTKEVYYNLNRKLDLERTDETKKLNHVVYYLSKAKIREENWFLETLLPFGKNVILKSPTHLAKRILGEIESILR from the coding sequence ATGAATCCAAGCACGGTTCGACTGAATTTCAAATTGAATCTAATTCGCCACCTTCGAGACGGTAAGAGAATGACTCTCGAAGAGCTCGCCAGCGTAACCGGAATTAATAATCGAAAAGATTTAAAAGAACAGTTGGGAGAACTTTTCTTTCTCGGAGCGACTCCTCACATTGCCGACTTGATTCAAGTCGATTACGACTCAGAAACAGACACTTTCGGTTTGATTCTACCGTTTCGTTTTGACTCCAGTTTGCGTCTGAGTATTCGAGAATGGTTGGCTCTCAGAAAAATTTTAGAGGAAGTTACGGAAACAAGCTCCGATCCGCAGACAAATTCAACCGCTCGAAAAATACTAAAGAAAATCGTTTCGATTGTTCCGGTTGCCGGGCAGGAAGCGCTTTCAAGTTACAAAACCGATATTCAAGAAGCGATTCGAAACGAAAAGTCTCTGAACCTTGAATACCAATCCAGAACAGGAGAGAAACCCACTCGAAGAAAAGTGGACCCCTGGTTTCTATTTCATTCTTTAGAAGATTATTTATTAGGATATTGTCATAAACGAAACGCCCCCCGGAATTTTCGTCTGGACAACATTCTTTCTTTAAAAATCAGTTCGGATCCGATCTCGCAACCGGCCGGTCAAAAAAAATCGGAATACATCCGTGAGTTCGAAGAGTTTCGAAAAAATCGAGAGAATTCGTCCGGAATCGCAGAAATCTGGCATACTAAGGAAGTGTATTATAACCTAAACCGTAAGCTCGATTTAGAAAGAACCGACGAAACAAAAAAGCTGAATCATGTCGTTTATTATTTATCCAAGGCAAAAATTCGGGAGGAAAATTGGTTTTTGGAAACGCTCCTCCCGTTTGGAAAAAACGTCATCTTGAAAAGTCCTACACATTTGGCGAAGCGGATTCTGGGAGAAATAGAATCGATTCTTCGCTAA
- a CDS encoding 4-(cytidine 5'-diphospho)-2-C-methyl-D-erythritol kinase produces MISPAKINLGLEIPFKRPDGFHEIRSIFLKISWGDDIEIEPADNGVFELFSENEIILEKRKLYDQVSEIGDIKKNILYKTFMKARSLFPELPGVKIHLTKRISPAGGLGGGSTNAASLLNFLFSWRSFFTSDEMRALAAEIGSDVPFFLGEGHAFVTGKGEVSEEIEVHPGQGILALTPQVMNTAEMYTLLKKPLQESASQKNGNTLSESLISVLKNGDWSTLQGRLLNDFEPVAFQLHPELGVLKDKFLEFGSSYCSLTGSGSSMYGLVQGLEIQEELLHRLRQEFSNLTFVRFNF; encoded by the coding sequence TTGATTTCTCCGGCTAAAATCAATCTCGGCTTAGAAATTCCGTTCAAACGTCCGGACGGGTTCCATGAAATTCGAAGTATATTTCTAAAAATTTCTTGGGGAGACGATATCGAAATTGAACCCGCGGATAACGGAGTTTTCGAACTTTTTTCCGAAAATGAAATCATATTAGAAAAACGAAAACTATACGATCAGGTTTCGGAGATAGGCGACATCAAAAAAAATATTCTTTATAAAACTTTTATGAAGGCAAGATCCCTTTTTCCGGAACTTCCAGGAGTAAAAATCCATCTTACAAAAAGGATTTCTCCGGCTGGCGGCCTCGGAGGAGGAAGTACGAACGCGGCTTCCTTATTAAACTTCCTTTTTTCTTGGCGTTCCTTTTTCACTTCCGACGAAATGCGCGCACTTGCCGCCGAAATAGGCTCGGACGTTCCTTTTTTCTTAGGAGAAGGACATGCGTTCGTTACCGGAAAGGGAGAAGTTTCGGAAGAGATCGAGGTTCATCCCGGCCAAGGAATCCTTGCTTTAACTCCGCAAGTGATGAATACGGCGGAAATGTACACCTTATTGAAAAAACCTTTACAAGAGAGCGCTTCTCAGAAAAATGGAAACACTCTGTCGGAAAGTCTGATTTCTGTTCTAAAAAACGGAGATTGGAGCACTCTACAGGGTAGGCTCTTGAATGATTTTGAGCCGGTTGCCTTCCAACTTCATCCGGAATTGGGAGTTCTCAAGGACAAATTCCTGGAGTTTGGATCCAGTTACTGTTCTTTGACCGGTTCGGGTTCGAGTATGTACGGGCTGGTTCAGGGTCTCGAGATCCAAGAAGAACTGTTGCACAGACTGAGGCAGGAATTCTCAAATCTCACATTCGTACGATTTAATTTTTAG
- a CDS encoding sugar phosphate nucleotidyltransferase, translating to MKPTQDKVAVVLAAGKGTRMKTDQPKVAVELNGKPLLLHVLDHLKSSGIEQIVVVVGYKKELVQALCSGISGVSFVEQKEQLGTAHALLCAESELKNFQGSVIVACGDVPMITSKTFADIVKEHRENEFSATILSAVVEKPTGYGRIIRNASGEVTAIVEEKDSSSEEKLINEINTGTYVFDGEGLFDSLKKIGNSNAQGEYYLPDLVKLYRNSGKKLGAMKLKNHLESHGVNSPEDLHMLSSMIKGEAVHP from the coding sequence ATGAAACCTACTCAGGATAAGGTCGCTGTGGTATTGGCCGCAGGGAAGGGCACCCGTATGAAAACGGATCAGCCTAAGGTTGCGGTAGAGCTGAATGGCAAGCCGCTACTTCTCCACGTACTCGATCATCTGAAAAGCTCCGGCATAGAACAAATCGTAGTCGTAGTGGGTTACAAAAAAGAATTGGTCCAAGCACTCTGTTCCGGAATTTCCGGAGTTTCCTTTGTTGAACAAAAAGAACAACTGGGAACCGCTCACGCACTACTTTGCGCGGAATCAGAACTCAAAAACTTTCAAGGTTCCGTAATCGTCGCCTGCGGCGATGTTCCTATGATCACTTCCAAAACGTTTGCCGATATCGTAAAAGAACATAGAGAGAATGAATTCTCCGCTACAATTCTTTCCGCAGTCGTGGAAAAGCCCACAGGTTACGGAAGAATCATCCGCAACGCATCGGGCGAAGTGACCGCTATCGTGGAAGAAAAGGATTCTTCTTCCGAAGAAAAGTTGATCAACGAAATCAACACGGGAACCTACGTCTTCGACGGAGAAGGTCTTTTCGATTCTCTGAAAAAAATCGGAAACTCCAACGCTCAGGGAGAATACTATCTTCCCGACTTAGTGAAATTATATAGAAACTCCGGAAAAAAACTCGGAGCGATGAAGTTGAAGAATCACTTGGAAAGTCACGGAGTGAATTCCCCCGAAGACCTACATATGCTTTCCTCTATGATCAAGGGAGAGGCCGTCCATCCATGA